The Nerophis ophidion isolate RoL-2023_Sa linkage group LG07, RoL_Noph_v1.0, whole genome shotgun sequence genome contains a region encoding:
- the LOC133556059 gene encoding myosin-11-like isoform X3, whose translation MVSGAKDKIREELLLEDYSSYRFLVAGHVEVSGLQDDELFVETLEAMEIMGFTEEERIGMLKVVSTVLQLGNIKFEKERSNEQATMPDNTAAQKVCHLQGINVTDFTRAFLTPRIKVGREVVQKAQTKQQADFSVEALAKAMYERLFRWILARVNKTLDKSKRQSSSFLGILDIAGFEIFEDNSFEQLCINYTNERLQQLFNHTMFVLEQEEYKREGIDWNFIDFGLDLQPCIELIERPNNPPGILALLDEECWFPKATDNSFVDKLLNTHSGHVKFSKPKQHKDKMMFTVLHYAGKVDYNAASWLTKNMDPLNDNVTSLLSNSSSNFIQDLWKDGQSLDLFFGRADILKISFCLPADRVVGLETMAKMSDSSMPTSTKSKKGMFRTVGQLYKESLGKLMTTLNNTQPNFVRCIIPNHEKRAGKMDANLVLEQLRCNGVLEGIRICRQGFPNRIVFQEFRQRYEILAANAIPKGFMDGKQACCLMVKHLDLDTNLYRIGQSKMFFRTGVLAQLEEERDIKLTVVIISFQAQARGFLARKAFSKRQQQLSAMKVIQRNCACYLKLKNWQWWRLFTKVKPLLQVTRQEEEMGQKDEELKAAKEVAAKKEVELKEVIQKHTQLMEERALLETKLQAETELYAEAEEMRVRLEAKKQELEEVLHEMEVRLEEEEERGTTMQQERKDLEHQLQCMEAHLVEEEDARQKLQLEKVALEGKVKKLEEDVLLMEDHNDKLQKERKLLEERMADLNSNLAEEEEKSKNLTKLKSKHESMISDLEVRFKKEEKGRLDMEKAKRKVEAEVADLHEQLADLQAQLAELRAQLAAKEEELQATQARLDEESNQRGAAVKKVRELEALLSEVQEDLEGERAARAKVESARRDLGEELNALRSELEDSLDTTAAQQELRAKREQEVAMLKKAMEEEGRSHEAQVQDLRQKHSQAVEELSEQLEQAKKVRAGLEKAKQALEKESADLSADLRSLASTKQDVEHKKKKVEGQLNDLNSRFSESERQRTELGERVSKMTVELDNLSSLLNEAEGKNIKLSKDVSGLSSQLQDTQELLSEETRQKLNVAGRLRQMEEDNIGLVEQLEEESEAKQALDRQVSSLNAQLSDCKKKLDETLGCVEMLEEGKKRLQRDLEAANNEYEEKTSAYDKLDKSRGRLQQELEDVLMDLDGQRQLVSNLEKKQKKFDQMLAEERAVSCKFAEERDRAEAEAREKETKVLALSRALEENRDALEEAEKTTKSLRAEMEDLISSKDDVGRSVHDLEKAKRSLEGVMEEMKAHMEELEDELQVAEDAKLRLEVNSQALKAQHERELQAREEMGEEKRKQLLKQVRELEAELEEEKKQRGQASGGKKKLEGELKDMEDQLEATNRGRDEALKQLRKIQGQMKDVQRELEDSRAAQKDLLASARETERKSKTMEAELVQLHEMLAAAERARKQTEAERDELAEELASNSSGKNMMSDEKRRLDAKIRQLEEELEEEQTNSESLNERLRKSQQLVEQLGAELAAEKLASQSKEASRQQLEKQNRELKAKVQEMEGQGRSKLKTSVTTLENKLKEAEEQLETESRERQAAGKNLRQKEKKLKDVMLQMEDERKQAQQYKDQAEKSAVRVKQLKHQLEEAEEEAQRVVAARRKLQRELDEAVEANDALSREVTSLKGKLRRGGEAGFSGASPRGSSSGSGGGGGAMRSLGLMGGSISRRSAIVENSLETPEEEPRSPSPPASPPPEACEEVNDCPPDE comes from the exons ATGGTGTCAGGAGCCAAAGACAAGATCCGAG AGGAGCTGCTGCTGGAGGACTACAGCAGCTACCGTTTCCTGGTGGCTGGACACGTGGAGGTTTCCGGTCTACAGGACGACGAGCTCTTTGTTGAGACCCTGGAGGCCATGGAGATCATGGGCTTCACAGAGGAGGAGAGAATAG GGATGTTAAAGGTGGTGTCCACTGTTCTCCAGCTGGGGAACATTAAGTTTGAGAAGGAGAGAAGCAACGAGCAGGCCACCATGCCAGACAACACGG CTGCCCAGAAGGTTTGTCACCTCCAAGGCATCAACGTGACCGACTTCACCCGCGCTTTCCTGACCCCTCGAATCAAAGTGGGCCGCGAGGTGGTGCAGAAGGCTCAGACCAAGCAGCAG GCGGATTTCTCAGTGGAGGCTCTTGCTAAGGCCATGTACGAGCGTCTGTTCCGCTGGATCCTTGCCCGGGTCAACAAGACTCTGGACAAGAGCAAGAGACAATCGTCTTCCTTCCTGGGAATCTTGGACATTGCTGGCTTTGAAATTTTCGAG GACAACTCCTTTGAGCAGCTGTGTATTAATTACACCAACGAGCGTCTGCAGCAGCTCTTCAACCACACCATGTTCGTCCTGGAGCAGGAGGAGTACAAGCGAGAGGGCATTGACTGGAACTTCATCGACTTTGGCCTGGATCTGCAGCCGTGCATCGAGCTCATCGAGAGGCCG AACAACCCCCCGGGCATCTTGGCCCTGCTGGACGAGGAGTGCTGGTTCCCCAAAGCCACGGACAACTCCTTTGTGGACAAGTTGCTGAACACCCACTCGGGTCACGTTAAATTCTCCAAACCCAAACAGCACAAAGATAAGATGATGTTCACTGTTCTGCACTATGCCGGGAAG GTGGACTACAACGCAGCAAGCTGGCTGACAAAGAACATGGACCCCCTGAACGACAACGTCACTTCTCTGCTCAGCAACTCGTCCAGCAACTTCATCCAGGACCTCTGGAAGGACGGTCAGTCTTTAGACCTCTTCTTCGGAAGAGCTGACATTTTAAAGATTAGTTTTTGTTTGCCAGCGGACCGAGTGGTGGGCCTGGAGACCATGGCCAAGATGTCCGACAGCTCCATGCCCACCTCCACCAAGTCCAAGAAGGGGATGTTCCGCACGGTGGGCCAGCTGTACAAGGAGTCCCTGGGCAAGCTAATGACCACGCTGAATAACACGCAGCCTAACTTTGTGCGCTGCATCATCCCCAACCACGAGAAGAGG GCGGGCAAGATGGATGCCAACTTGGTGCTGGAGCAGCTCAGGTGCAACGGCGTCCTGGAGGGCATCAGAATCTGCAGACAGGGATTCCCAAACCGCATTGTGTTCCAGGAGTTCCGGCAGAG GTACGAGATCCTGGCTGCCAACGCCATCCCGAAAGGCTTCATGGATGGGAAGCAGGCGTGCTGCTTGATG GTGAAGCACTTGGATCTGGACACCAACCTGTATCGCATTGGCCAGAGTAAGATGTTCTTCAGGACGGGGGTGCTGGCTCAGCTGGAGGAGGAGCGAGACATCAAGCTCACTGTCGTCATCATCTCCTTCCAGGCGCAAGCGAGGGGCTTCCTGGCTCGCAA GGCTTTCAGCAAACGTCAGCAGCAGCTGAGCGCCATGAAAGTGATCCAGAGGAACTGTGCCTGCTACCTCAAACTGAAGAACTGGCAGTGGTGGAGGCTTTTCACCAAG GTAAAGCCCCTGCTGCAGGTGACCAGACAAGAGGAGGAAATGGGCCAGAAGGACGAGGAACTCAAGGCAGCCAAAGAAGTGGCAGCCAAGAAGGAGGTTGAACTAAAGGAGGTCATACAGAAACACACGCAG CTAATGGAGGAACGAGCCCTGCTGGAGACAAAACTCCAAGCAGAGACGGAGCTATACGCCGAGGCCGAGGAGATGAGGGTGCGCCTGGAGGCCAAGAAGCAGGAGCTGGAGGAGGTTCTGCACGAGATGGAGGTCAggttggaggaggaggaggagcgtgGCACCACCATGCAGCAGGAGAGGAAGGACTTGGAGCACCAGCTTCAG TGTATGGAGGCCCACCTGGTGGAAGAAGAAGATGCTCGTCAAAAGCTGCAGCTGGAGAAGGTGGCCTTGGAGGGAAAGGTGAAAAAACTGgaggaggatgttctcctgatgGAGGATCATAATGACAAACTGCAGAAG GAAAGAAAGCTTCTGGAGGAGAGGATGGCTGACTTAAACTCCAACCTGGCCGAGGAGGAAGAGAAGTCCAAAAACCTGACCAAACTGAAGAGCAAGCATGAGTCTATGATCTCCGACTTGGAGG TACGTTTTAAGAAGGAAGAGAAGGGTCGTCTGGACATGGAGAAGGCAAAGAGGAAGGTGGAGGCCGAGGTAGCTGATCTCCACGAGCAGCTGGCCGACTTGCAGGCCCAACTCGCCGAGCTCCGAGCTCAGCTGGCTGCCAAGGAAGAGGAGCTGCAGGCCACGCAAGCCCG TTTGGACGAGGAGAGTAACCAACGGGGGGCGGCTGTGAAGAAGGTTCGAGAGCTAGAGGCCCTTCTCTCTGAGGTGCAGGAGGACCTGGAGGGAGAGAGAGCGGCTCGAGCAAAGGTGGAGTCGGCACGTCGGGACCTGGGGGAGGAGCTTAACGCCCTGCGGTCTGAGCTGGAGGACAGCCTGGACACAACTGCCGCCCAGCAGGAGCTTCG GGCGAAGCGTGAACAGGAGGTGGCCATGTTGAAGAAAGCCATGGAGGAGGAGGGGCGGAGTCATGAGGCCCAAGTCCAAGATCTAAGGCAGAAACACAGTCAGGCTGTGGAGGAGCTCTCTGAGCAGCTGGAGCAGGCCAAAAAA GTGAGAGCGGGTCTGGAGAAAGCCAAGCAGGCTCTGGAGAAGGAGTCTGCCGATCTCAGtgctgaccttcgatcccttgcCAGCACCAAGCAAGATGTGGAGCACAAGAAGAAGAAGGTGGAGGGTCAGCTCAACGATCTCAACTCACGCTTCAGCGAGAGCGAGCGGCAGAGGACCGAGCTGGGCGAGCGCGTCTCCAAGATGACT GTGGAACTAGACAACCTGAGCAGTCTTCTGAATGAGGCTGAGGGAAAGAACATCAAGCTTAGTAAAGATGTGTCTGGCCTGTCCTCGCAGCTGCAGGACACGCAG GAGCTGCTGTCAGAAGAGACACGTCAGAAGCTGAACGTGGCAGGACGTCTGCGTCAGATGGAGGAGGACAACATTGGTCTGGTGGAGCAGCTGGAGGAGGAGAGCGAGGCCAAGCAAGCCTTGGACAGGCAGGTGTCCAGCCTCAACGCACAG CTGTCGGACTGCAAGAAGAAGCTGGACGAGACTCTGGGCTGCGTGGAGATGCTGGAGGAAGGAAAGAAACGTCTGCAGCGCGACCTGGAGGCAGCCAACAACGAGTACGAGGAGAAAACCTCGGCCTACGACAAGCTGGACAAGAGCCGCGGCCGACTGCAGCAGGAGCTGGAGGATGTCCTTATGGACCTGGACGGCCAGCGGCAGCTCGTCTCCAATCTagagaagaagcagaagaagttTGATCAG ATGCTGGCGGAGGAGCGAGCCGTGTCCTGTAAGTTTGCAGAGGAGCGAGATCGAGCGGAGGCCGAGGCGAGGGAGAAGGAGACCAAGGTATTGGCTCTGTCAAGAGCACTGGAGGAGAACCGTGATGCTCTGGAGGAGGCGGAGAAGACCACGAAAAGCCTCCGAGCTGAGATGGAAGATCTCATCAGCTCCAAAGACGACGTGGGAAGAAGT GTACATGACCTGGAGAAGGCAAAGCGTAGCCTGGAGGGCGTCATGGAGGAGATGAAGGCCCACATGGAGGAGCTGGAGGATGAGCTGCAGGTTGCTGAAGATGCCAAGTTGCGCCTGGAGGTCAACAGTCAGGCCCTCAAAGCCCAGCATGAAAGGGAACTGCAGGCCCGTGAGGAGATGGGCGAGGAGAAAAGGAAGCAGCTCCTCAAGCAG GTGCGTGAGCTGGAGGCGGAgctggaggaggagaagaagcagCGAGGTCAGGCCTCTGGTGGCAAGAAGAAGCTGGAGGGAGAACTGAAAGACATGGAGGACCAGTTGGAGGCCACCAACAGGGGGCGCGATGAGGCTCTCAAGCAGCTGCGCAAAATCCAG GGCCAGATGAAGGATGTCCAGCGAGAGCTGGAGGATTCCCGCGCGGCCCAGAAGGACCTCCTGGCCTCGGCGAGAGAGACCGAGCGGAAATCCAAGACTATGGAGGCCGAACTCGTGCAGCTGCATGAG ATGCTGGCGGCGGCTGAGCGCGCCCGAAAGCAGACGGAGGCAGAGCGAGACGAGCTGGCCGAGGAACTGGCTAGTAACTCCTCTGGAAA GAACATGATGTCTGACGAGAAACGTCGTCTGGACGCAAAGATCCGCCAGCTGGAGGAGGAGCTGGAGGAAGAGCAGACCAACAGCGAGAGCCTGAATGAGCGTCTGAGGAAGAGCCAGCAGCTG GTGGAGCAGCTGGGGGCGGAGCTGGCGGCGGAGAAGTTGGCGTCGCAGAGCAAGGAGGCGTCCAGGCAGCAGCTGGAGAAGCAGAACCGCGAGCTGAAGGCCAAGGTGCAGGAGATGGAGGGTCAGGGACGCTCCAAGCTCAAGACCTCCGTCACCACCCTGGAGAACAAGCTGAAGGAGGCGGAGGAGCAGCTGGAGACGGAGAGCAG AGAGCGTCAGGCAGCCGGCAAGAATCTGCGTCAGAAGGAGAAGAAGCTGAAGGACGTGATGCTGCAGATGGAGGACGAGAGGAAGCAGGCGCAGCAGTACAAAGACCAG GCTGAGAAGAGCGCCGTGCGCGTCAAGCAGCTGAAGCATCAGTTggaggaggcggaggaggaggCTCAGCGCGTGGTCGCCGCCCGCAGGAAGCTGCAGAGGGAACTGGACGAGGCGGTCGAGGCAAACGACGCCCTCAGCCGGGAGGTGACGTCGCTGAAGGGGAAACTGAG GCGCGGCGGGGAGGCAGGTTTTAGCGGCGCCAGTCCTCGCGGAAGCAGCAGCGGCAGtggcggaggaggaggagccatGAGGAGCTTGGGGCTGATGGGAGGCAGCATCAGCCGGAGGAGCGCCATCGTGGAGAACTCGCTGGAGACCCCGGAGGAGGAGCCTCGCTCACCTTCTCCCCCTGCTAGCCCCCCGCCGGAGGCTTGCGAGGAGGTGAACGACTGCCCTCCTGACGAGTAG